The sequence CAGTGTTAAGGCGGAGAATCCAATGGCATTTCTGGCCATAGGTGATTCCGTGTTTTGTGAGGTGACCGACGTGCGGGCGGCCATGGCCATCTGCGAGGTCGTAATGGTGGAAGGCAGGTCTCGGGGCGTATCCGGGGACACCAATGGTACCATCCACGTCTCTAAGATATCCCAGGATTACGTGCAGGACGTTGGACGAGAATACCGCCCCAGTGATATTATTCGGGCGAGGGTGGTCCAGGTCAAACCGTCCATTCAATTGAACACCACTAGCCCTCATTTCGGGGTGGTCAAGTCCCTGTGTCAGGTATGCCGTTCACAGTTGCGACGAACCGATAAGGGTTTGTACTGCGATCTGTGCGAGGTGCACGAGTCCCGCAAGATCGCGGACGACTACGGTGATGTCAAGACCATCCTCACCGAGAAACTGTGAGGAGGACGGGCCTTGCCCGATTCCAACGCCGATCTGGCCCGGGAGATCAGAAACCTCAAGGAGGAGATCCGGCAGATGAAGGGTCTGATAGACCTCTTAGTATCCCTGGTCGTGGAGAGCGACGACGATGAAGAGGACGACATGTCCGATCTTCTTCTTAGCGGGGCCTCCGAGGTCCCACGATTCAATAATTGAACGATATGAAACTCATAGCCTTGTTATCAGGCGGGATCGACTCCCCAGTTGCTGCTTATCTAATGGCCATGAGGGGGGCCGAGGTGTGCTTGTTGCACATGGACAATCGTCCCTACAGCAGCGACCTATCGGTGCAAAAGGTCCATCAGCTGGCCCAAAGGCTGCGGCAGGTCACCGGGCAGGACCTGGAATTGTACTCGGCGCCTCACGGCGAGAACCAGGCGATCAACATGCAGAAATGCCAGAGCTCCTATCAATGCGTGCTTTGCAAGCGCCTGATGCTCAGGACGGCCCAGGCGTTGGGCCGGAGGGTGGGCGCGGAAGCGATCGTGATGGGAGATTCGCTTGGTCAAGTAGCTTCCCAGACGTTGAACAACATCAGGGCGGAGCAGCATGGTCTTGAGTTCCCGGTGCTGCGTCCCCTGATCGGTCTGGATAAGTTGGAGATCGAACACCTGGCTAAAATGATCGGTACATATGAGATATCAATACAGAGCGACGGCAACAAGGATTGTACCGCCGTACCCGGTCGGGTCATTACCAACGCTTCGGTGCCCGATATAATGGTCGAGGAGGCCAAGGTCGACCTGGATGCCATGGCCCTCCGCTCGGCAGAATTGGCGGTCAGAATTTAGAGGCCTGGATAGTAGTTGCAGGACAGCCCCACCGCGGGGTCATAGATCATATCGGTGGTGACCTTATGGATATACCTCGCCTGCACACGGGAGATGTATAGGGTGTTCTCCCCTATCTTGATGATGATATCGCTGGATTTGGGTGATTTCAAGGCCACTGGCAACATGACCGGACCAGAGCAGGAAGTGCAAATGCGGAAATCGTTTCCAGACTGGTTGATGAAATCGATGACGTTTTTGTCAACTGCTATCTCTGACATCTAAGCTCGTTTATCATACTGTGATATTTAACATGAACGACTGAATTACTGTCAAGGCAATTTTATCTACCTCCTTTAACAATCACCCGGTCTGTGAAGGTGGTTCTCGACACGTCGGCCCTTTTCGGCTTGGAGCAGGTTCCTTCGGATTGGGAGGCATTCATCACCGATGGGGTACTGGCCGAACTGGAGAAGTACAAGGACCGTCGGGCAGATCACCTTCTTCCTATGCTCAAGGTCTCTCAGGCCACCTCTCGGACCATCAGCATAGTGAAGCAGGCGGCCAAGGGCACCGGGGATACCGCCCGATTATCACCAGTGGATATAGAGGTACTGGCGCTGGCACTCGAGCTGGAGGCCAAGATAATTACTGACGATTATTCCATCCAAAATCTGGCCACGGTGCTAAAGGTCGAATATCTTCCCATGAACATGAAGGGGATAACAAAGGTGATCCGCTGGAACTATCTCTGCACCGGCTGTGGTAAGGTGTTCAAGGAGCAGCACGCTGACTGCCCCATATGTGGTTCTTCGTTGAGGACCACAAGACGAAGATGATCAGCTCTTTCCACCTAGTTCCTCGCTCCTCTTGGCTCCGGCCTCCACCGCGTCGATGAAGGCACCGCGCACCGCTGCCTCTTCCAGGACCCTCAACCCTTCAATGGTCGTGCCTCCGGGGGAGGTTACCAGGTCCTTGAGCTCTCCGGGGTGCTTCCGCGTCTCCAGATATGTCTTGCCCGCGCCCAGTACCGTCTGGGCGGCCAACTGCAGGGCCACATCCCTGGGCAAGCCTGCGAGCACGCCTCCATCGGCCATGGCCTCTATGACCATGTAGATGTAAGCTGGACCACTGCCACTTAGGCCGGTCACCGCATCCAGGAGGCGCTCATCCAGGCAGAAAGCTAATCCTACTGAGTTCAGTATGCTCTGGACCGTCTCCTTGTCCTCCTTCTTCGCTGAACGTCCCAAAGCGAAGCCGGAGGCTGAGGCACCCACTAGGCAGGGTTGGTTAGGCATCACACGAACCACGCGAACGCCCAAGTTGAGATGGGTTTCAATGAACGAGATCCTGACCCCGGCAGCTATTGATATTAGGAGATGTGCTCCGGTCAAGTACGGTTTTAGCTCTTCCAGTACCGGTCCCATATGCTGTGGTTTCACTGCAAGGATAACTACGTCCGAGGAACGAATGACCTCGATGTTGTCCGAGACCGTTCGGACGCCAACCGTCTTAGTGATATAATCTCTCCGCCCCGGCATTATCTCGCTCGCCGTGATGTCCTCCGCTTGGGTCATACCTGCTGAGATGATCCCCTTCATCATGGCCTCGGCCATGTTACCCGCGCCAACGAATCCGATCTTCAAATTCTCACCCGCCAATGGCAGTTCCACCTCTATTATTACTGATGTATTAATCAAATTTGGTTCAATCCAATTCGGAGCGATGGGCTTTCAGGAAGACCAGCACCTCCCTCATGAACGCTGGAAGATCGTCCGGGCGGCGAGAGGTGATCAGGTTATCGTCAACTACCACCTCTCTGTCCAAGTACCTTGCACCGGCATTGATAAGATCCACCTCTATGGAAAAGAACGAGGTCACCTTACGTCCCTTGACCACGTTGGCCGAGATAAGCAACGAACCACCGTGGCAAATCGAAGCCAACATCTTACCCTGGTCGAAGATGCCCCTGACCAGTTCTACGACAGCTGGATAACGCCTTAGGTGGTCCGGGGCATGACCTCCCGGAACGATCAATCCTTGGAACGTATGGGTATCGGCCTCCGCGGCTGAGACCGTGGCCGAGGCCTCGTAACCATGTTTTCCTTTGTACGATCGAACCTCGGGGCTTACAAGCACTGGTTGGAACCCCGCCTCGATCAATCGGTAGTAAGGATACCAAAGCTCGAGCTCCTCGTATCCATCCTCTAAAAGTATAGCTATCCTTTTAGATCCCTCTCTCATCATCAATCCATTTACTTCAAGGATATTAATAGCTCATCATTATCTTTTTCAAATAATAGGCAATTTTTTATTATTATCTTTACATGATTATATTACTAGCTGGTCATGCATAAAAATGGTTCACAATTGACCGCCTTCAATCTCAAAAGTATAAATAAAGGAAGCATTATCCACCTACAATGCTCGTAGACGACTATTTCCCGGTAGCAATATTTGCGCTGGTTGCGTTGTTGGTTCCCTTCATCGCCATTTTCATGGGGAAACTTTTTCGACCCACCAAGCACGCTGAGCTGAGAGATACCACCTACGAGTGCGGTGAAAGGCCCATCGGAGTGGCCCAGATTCAATTTCATGTTCAATTCTATATTTACGCCATTATGTTCGTGGCCTTTGACATCGTTACCGTCATTCTCCTGATTTGGGCCATGTCCTTTTCCGACCTCTCCGAAACCGCGAAGATCTTCGCGGTCACGTTCCTGATCATCTTGCTCGCAGGCGTTTTCTATACACTGAAGAAGGAGAGGATA comes from Methanomassiliicoccales archaeon and encodes:
- a CDS encoding exosome complex RNA-binding protein Csl4, which gives rise to MSVKKKVLPGDEVAVAEEYLPAEGTYEEDGIVYSALTGDLNINDGEKTVSVKAENPMAFLAIGDSVFCEVTDVRAAMAICEVVMVEGRSRGVSGDTNGTIHVSKISQDYVQDVGREYRPSDIIRARVVQVKPSIQLNTTSPHFGVVKSLCQVCRSQLRRTDKGLYCDLCEVHESRKIADDYGDVKTILTEKL
- a CDS encoding tRNA 4-thiouridine(8) synthase ThiI, with product MKLIALLSGGIDSPVAAYLMAMRGAEVCLLHMDNRPYSSDLSVQKVHQLAQRLRQVTGQDLELYSAPHGENQAINMQKCQSSYQCVLCKRLMLRTAQALGRRVGAEAIVMGDSLGQVASQTLNNIRAEQHGLEFPVLRPLIGLDKLEIEHLAKMIGTYEISIQSDGNKDCTAVPGRVITNASVPDIMVEEAKVDLDAMALRSAELAVRI
- a CDS encoding nucleic acid-binding protein gives rise to the protein MKVVLDTSALFGLEQVPSDWEAFITDGVLAELEKYKDRRADHLLPMLKVSQATSRTISIVKQAAKGTGDTARLSPVDIEVLALALELEAKIITDDYSIQNLATVLKVEYLPMNMKGITKVIRWNYLCTGCGKVFKEQHADCPICGSSLRTTRRR
- the proC gene encoding pyrroline-5-carboxylate reductase; protein product: MELPLAGENLKIGFVGAGNMAEAMMKGIISAGMTQAEDITASEIMPGRRDYITKTVGVRTVSDNIEVIRSSDVVILAVKPQHMGPVLEELKPYLTGAHLLISIAAGVRISFIETHLNLGVRVVRVMPNQPCLVGASASGFALGRSAKKEDKETVQSILNSVGLAFCLDERLLDAVTGLSGSGPAYIYMVIEAMADGGVLAGLPRDVALQLAAQTVLGAGKTYLETRKHPGELKDLVTSPGGTTIEGLRVLEEAAVRGAFIDAVEAGAKRSEELGGKS
- a CDS encoding type 1 glutamine amidotransferase domain-containing protein, which codes for MMREGSKRIAILLEDGYEELELWYPYYRLIEAGFQPVLVSPEVRSYKGKHGYEASATVSAAEADTHTFQGLIVPGGHAPDHLRRYPAVVELVRGIFDQGKMLASICHGGSLLISANVVKGRKVTSFFSIEVDLINAGARYLDREVVVDDNLITSRRPDDLPAFMREVLVFLKAHRSELD
- a CDS encoding NADH-quinone oxidoreductase subunit A, producing MLVDDYFPVAIFALVALLVPFIAIFMGKLFRPTKHAELRDTTYECGERPIGVAQIQFHVQFYIYAIMFVAFDIVTVILLIWAMSFSDLSETAKIFAVTFLIILLAGVFYTLKKERILWI